From a region of the Thiorhodovibrio winogradskyi genome:
- a CDS encoding Rrf2 family transcriptional regulator — protein sequence MRLSTKGRYAVTAMLDLALHDGQGPVTLADISDNQGISLSYLEQLFAALRAKSLVRGVRGPGGGYYLGKDSGEISIADIICAVDEWVEFTRCGGRENCRNGQKCLTHSLWDQLSEEIFGFLSKISLQDLVERGGHRDQRLQPSARLVAEPLSKRAA from the coding sequence AATGCTGGATCTGGCGCTCCACGACGGCCAGGGTCCGGTGACGCTGGCTGATATTTCAGACAACCAGGGCATATCCCTCTCTTATCTGGAGCAACTCTTTGCCGCCTTGCGCGCGAAAAGTTTGGTCCGCGGCGTGCGCGGTCCGGGTGGAGGTTATTATCTGGGCAAGGACTCGGGCGAGATTTCCATCGCCGATATAATTTGCGCGGTCGATGAGTGGGTCGAATTTACCCGCTGCGGTGGGCGCGAGAACTGTCGCAACGGGCAAAAATGCCTGACGCACAGCCTCTGGGATCAGCTGAGCGAAGAGATCTTCGGTTTCCTCAGTAAAATATCCCTGCAGGATTTGGTCGAGCGCGGCGGCCATCGCGACCAGCGTCTACAACCTAGCGCGCGTCTGGTGGCCGAACCCTTAAGCAAACGCGCGGCCTAG